Proteins from a genomic interval of Caulobacter sp. SL161:
- a CDS encoding long-chain-acyl-CoA synthetase: MRLRQKIKREIRFLKGLSRTLKRVKTIAPDSPNLICDDLEAAVDKWGPRPAITFEGKTITYADLDAMANRYAHWAKGLGLTRGQTVALFMPNRIEYLAIWYGLTKVGVATALINNQLTGAALAHCLNISQAMHCIVDSETSPCFEDVKGQLERHMQQWVLGPVHDDQRDLLKALKSCSQLRPDRETAREGLTASDTALYIYTSGTTGLPKAARITHMRAQLYMRGFAGSTGAKDTDRIYITLPLYHATGGLCALGAALLNGGSVVLRKKFSATHFWPEIVAEQCTMFVYIGELCRYLANQPEHELERAHKLRMIFGNGLRADVWDDMLDRFKVGDVLEFYGATEGNVSFFNFDGKRGAIGRIPSYLRKKFNIRIVKFDVETETPIRGSDGCCIEAGPEEVGECIGHIGSDARSNFTGYADKAATEKKVLHDVFEKGDAWFRTGDLMKVDHDGYIYFIDRIGDTFRWKGENVATSEVAERLAGFEGVLEVNVYGVKVGDLDGKAGMASLVTEGDFDLEAFAKYVDEALPSYARPLFVRLQKAIETTGTFKYRKIDLVNEGFDPSKTKDPLYFRDPAKGYVKITKTLCAKIEGGGFRL; encoded by the coding sequence ATGCGTTTGCGTCAGAAGATTAAGCGGGAAATCCGGTTTCTGAAGGGACTGTCGCGCACGCTGAAGCGTGTAAAGACGATCGCCCCGGATAGTCCCAACTTGATCTGCGACGACCTGGAGGCCGCGGTCGACAAGTGGGGGCCGCGCCCGGCCATCACGTTCGAAGGCAAGACGATCACCTATGCCGATCTGGACGCCATGGCGAACCGGTACGCGCATTGGGCCAAGGGCCTGGGCCTGACGCGCGGGCAGACCGTCGCGCTCTTCATGCCCAACCGGATCGAGTATCTGGCGATCTGGTACGGCCTGACCAAGGTCGGGGTCGCAACCGCCCTGATCAACAACCAGCTTACCGGCGCGGCGCTGGCCCACTGCCTGAATATCTCCCAGGCCATGCACTGCATTGTCGACTCTGAGACCTCGCCCTGCTTCGAGGACGTGAAGGGGCAACTCGAGCGGCACATGCAGCAGTGGGTGCTGGGGCCTGTCCACGATGACCAGCGCGACCTGCTGAAGGCGCTCAAGAGCTGCAGCCAGTTGCGCCCCGATCGCGAGACCGCCCGGGAGGGGCTGACCGCTTCTGATACGGCGCTCTACATCTACACCAGCGGCACGACCGGCCTGCCGAAGGCCGCGCGCATCACGCACATGCGCGCCCAGCTCTATATGCGCGGGTTCGCCGGTTCGACCGGGGCCAAGGACACCGACCGCATCTACATCACCCTGCCGCTCTATCACGCCACCGGAGGGCTTTGCGCCTTGGGTGCGGCGCTGCTCAACGGCGGCTCGGTCGTTCTGCGAAAGAAGTTCTCGGCGACGCACTTCTGGCCCGAGATCGTGGCCGAGCAGTGCACCATGTTCGTCTATATCGGCGAGCTGTGCCGCTACCTCGCCAACCAGCCCGAACACGAGCTGGAACGCGCCCACAAGCTCCGCATGATCTTCGGCAACGGCCTGCGCGCGGACGTTTGGGACGACATGCTAGACCGCTTCAAGGTCGGCGACGTGCTGGAGTTCTATGGCGCGACCGAAGGCAATGTCTCGTTCTTCAACTTCGACGGCAAGCGCGGCGCGATCGGTCGCATTCCGAGCTATCTGCGCAAGAAGTTCAACATTCGCATCGTCAAGTTCGACGTCGAGACCGAGACGCCCATCCGGGGTTCGGACGGTTGCTGCATCGAGGCGGGGCCCGAAGAGGTCGGCGAGTGCATTGGCCATATCGGCAGCGACGCGCGCTCGAACTTCACCGGCTACGCCGACAAGGCCGCGACCGAGAAGAAGGTGCTGCACGACGTCTTCGAGAAGGGCGACGCGTGGTTCCGCACCGGCGACCTGATGAAGGTCGACCACGACGGCTACATCTACTTCATCGATCGCATCGGCGACACCTTCCGCTGGAAGGGCGAGAACGTCGCGACCTCAGAGGTGGCTGAGCGGCTCGCCGGCTTCGAGGGGGTCCTGGAGGTCAATGTCTATGGCGTGAAGGTGGGCGACCTCGACGGCAAGGCGGGCATGGCCTCGCTGGTGACCGAAGGCGACTTCGATCTTGAGGCGTTCGCCAAGTACGTCGACGAGGCGCTGCCCAGCTATGCCCGGCCGCTGTTCGTCCGGCTGCAAAAGGCGATCGAGACCACCGGCACCTTCAAGTACCGCAAGATCGATCTGGTCAACGA
- a CDS encoding class II 3-deoxy-7-phosphoheptulonate synthase: MTARWTPAAWRAKPAKHMPTDYPDMGAVERVEQTLRQMPPLVFAGEARRLKSQLGEVAEGRAFLLQGGDCAESFKEFHADNIRDTFRLILQMAVVLTFAGGKPVVKVGRIAGQFAKPRSEPTEVQGDVTLPSYRGDIINGMDFNEAERVPDPDRLLKAYGQSAATLNLLRAFASGGYADLYNIHRWTLGFVGDSPQGARYRELSEKISEALTFMSAVGVTPDTQPDLRRVEFFTSHEALLLGFEEAMTRVDSTSGDWYDTSAHLLWIGERTRQLDGAHVEFMRGVKNPIGLKCGPTMEGDDLLRLIDVLNPHNEPGRLTLYGRFGSDKIADRLPRLMKATKSAGRSVVWATDPMHGNTLKASTGYKTRPFDRILSEVKSFVEIAQAEGVHPGGVHLEMTGQNVTECLGGARAVSETDLADRYHTHCDPRLNGEQALELAFLVAEKLKAARDDQRRLAAG, from the coding sequence ATGACCGCCCGCTGGACCCCCGCCGCCTGGAGAGCCAAACCCGCCAAGCACATGCCCACCGACTATCCGGACATGGGCGCTGTGGAACGGGTCGAGCAAACGCTTCGCCAGATGCCGCCGCTGGTGTTCGCCGGCGAGGCGCGCCGGCTGAAGAGCCAGTTGGGCGAGGTGGCCGAGGGGCGGGCGTTCCTGCTGCAGGGCGGCGACTGCGCCGAGAGCTTCAAGGAGTTCCACGCGGACAACATCCGCGACACCTTCCGTCTGATCCTGCAAATGGCGGTGGTCCTGACCTTCGCTGGCGGCAAGCCGGTGGTTAAGGTCGGCCGTATCGCCGGCCAGTTCGCCAAGCCGCGCTCGGAGCCGACCGAGGTCCAGGGCGACGTGACCCTGCCGTCCTATCGCGGCGACATCATCAACGGCATGGACTTCAACGAGGCCGAGCGGGTTCCCGATCCTGATCGCCTGCTGAAGGCCTATGGCCAGTCGGCGGCGACGCTGAACCTGCTGCGCGCCTTCGCCAGTGGCGGCTACGCCGACCTCTACAACATCCACCGCTGGACCCTAGGCTTCGTCGGCGACAGCCCGCAGGGCGCGCGCTACCGCGAACTGTCGGAGAAGATCAGCGAGGCCCTGACCTTCATGTCGGCCGTGGGCGTCACGCCCGACACACAGCCCGACCTGCGTCGCGTCGAGTTCTTCACCAGCCACGAGGCCCTGCTGCTGGGCTTCGAGGAAGCCATGACCCGCGTCGATAGCACCTCGGGCGACTGGTACGACACCAGCGCCCACCTGCTGTGGATCGGCGAGCGCACCCGCCAGCTGGACGGCGCCCACGTCGAGTTCATGCGCGGCGTGAAGAATCCGATCGGCCTGAAGTGCGGTCCGACCATGGAGGGCGACGACCTTCTGCGCCTGATCGATGTTCTGAACCCGCACAACGAGCCGGGCCGACTGACCCTCTATGGGCGCTTCGGCTCGGACAAGATCGCCGACCGTCTGCCGCGCCTGATGAAGGCGACCAAGTCGGCGGGCCGCTCGGTCGTCTGGGCCACCGATCCGATGCACGGCAACACGCTGAAGGCCTCGACCGGCTACAAGACCCGTCCGTTCGACCGGATCCTGTCCGAAGTGAAGAGCTTTGTGGAGATCGCCCAGGCCGAAGGCGTTCACCCCGGCGGTGTCCACTTGGAGATGACGGGGCAGAACGTCACCGAGTGCCTGGGCGGCGCCCGCGCGGTGTCGGAGACGGACCTGGCCGACCGCTACCACACCCACTGCGATCCCCGCCTGAACGGCGAGCAGGCGCTGGAGCTGGCCTTCCTGGTGGCTGAGAAGCTGAAGGCGGCCCGCGACGACCAGCGCCGCCTAGCCGCAGGCTGA
- a CDS encoding O-antigen ligase family protein yields the protein MTLISAPERRTRWLGALAVFAMVMTPLIGYLIPLWYAGLLSLVGLLVAPTLARARAPLLPMLALVVLVGWALVSLNWSPAAPHLADLQRDKDVEKFTVLKLVLQLALYGAAVAGLAQMSRRSARLAGRIMLVGVGFLALITFADGVLKAGIYRVLHDLTEEPIRPDLAMVKVSMATYPAILLFWPCVRILDAWNFRGRNIAIALIAVCIVAGAHLTGADAPIAALILGGVAWLGTRVIGKPFVRGLIPAVSALFIFAPLVVLWGVRSGLFAWLYVIAPASWDHRLNIWAFSGNLIVEHAIRGWGIDASRTFGPAIPLHTHNAALQLWLELGAVGAAMAAAFFAWVLYRIVGWTGENRRDGAMAAAVTVSYVVVGGLSFGVWQEWWLALGALAAIACGVAQKTGAICGRSDNEYSR from the coding sequence ATGACGCTGATTTCCGCACCAGAGCGGCGGACCCGATGGTTGGGCGCGCTCGCCGTCTTCGCGATGGTGATGACGCCCCTTATCGGCTACCTCATCCCGCTCTGGTACGCAGGCTTGCTCAGTCTGGTGGGCCTGTTGGTCGCGCCGACCTTGGCGCGCGCGCGCGCGCCGCTCCTGCCCATGCTGGCGCTGGTTGTTCTTGTGGGCTGGGCGCTCGTCAGCCTGAACTGGAGCCCTGCTGCGCCGCATCTGGCCGATCTTCAGCGCGACAAGGACGTCGAGAAGTTCACCGTCCTGAAGCTGGTTCTCCAGCTGGCGCTCTATGGCGCGGCGGTCGCGGGTCTCGCGCAGATGTCGCGCCGATCGGCGCGCCTGGCGGGGAGGATTATGCTCGTCGGTGTGGGCTTCCTGGCCTTGATCACCTTCGCCGACGGCGTCCTCAAGGCAGGTATCTATCGGGTCCTGCATGATCTGACCGAGGAGCCCATCCGTCCCGATCTGGCGATGGTGAAGGTGTCCATGGCCACCTATCCGGCGATCCTCCTGTTCTGGCCGTGCGTCCGAATCCTGGACGCCTGGAACTTTCGGGGGCGCAATATCGCGATCGCCCTCATCGCGGTGTGCATCGTGGCGGGCGCGCATCTCACCGGCGCCGACGCGCCCATAGCGGCGCTGATCCTCGGCGGCGTCGCCTGGCTGGGAACGCGGGTCATCGGCAAACCGTTCGTGCGCGGGCTGATCCCGGCCGTCTCGGCGCTCTTCATCTTCGCGCCGTTGGTCGTGCTTTGGGGCGTACGCTCTGGTCTGTTCGCCTGGCTGTATGTGATCGCGCCGGCCTCTTGGGATCATCGCCTCAATATCTGGGCGTTCAGCGGCAATTTGATTGTCGAGCACGCCATTCGTGGCTGGGGCATCGACGCCAGCCGGACCTTCGGGCCCGCCATCCCGCTGCACACCCACAACGCCGCGCTGCAGCTTTGGCTGGAGCTGGGAGCGGTGGGGGCGGCCATGGCGGCGGCGTTCTTCGCCTGGGTTCTCTATCGCATTGTCGGCTGGACGGGCGAGAACCGACGTGACGGGGCCATGGCGGCCGCGGTGACCGTTTCCTATGTGGTGGTCGGCGGGCTGAGCTTCGGCGTCTGGCAGGAGTGGTGGCTGGCGCTGGGCGCCCTTGCGGCGATCGCCTGTGGCGTGGCGCAAAAAACCGGCGCTATATGCGGCCGAAGCGACAACGAATATTCTCGCTGA
- the gor gene encoding glutathione-disulfide reductase, translating into MADYDFDLFVIGAGSGGVRAARLAALSGAKVAVAEEYRVGGTCVVRGCVPKKFMVYASEVTSQLKTAKGYGWTINEARFDWKTFLHEKDVEIARLSGIYVTNLQKAGAHLLHGRAQIVDAHTVEVLPKDGSDDAGTYTARKILVATGGRPVRPEFPGAELGITSDEAFHLPTLPKSVLVVGGGYIAVEFAGIYAGLGVQTTLLYRGANILRGFDDDVRMHLADELEKRGIKVVLGCSHKSIEKLEDGRLLSTLSNDLTFETEAVMFATGREPYVQGLGLEKAGVKLNDKGAIAVDKYSKTNVDSIWAVGDVTDRINLTPVAIREGAAFAQTEFYGNPTTFDHDLVASAVFSQPPVGAVGMSEAEARQAFGKVDIYRSVFRPMKVTFYGGQERCLIKLVVKQDDERIVGVHVVGPDSPEIIQMAAIAVKMGVTKPQWDSTCAVHPTLAEELVTMREKYVPADVGGIG; encoded by the coding sequence ATGGCTGACTACGACTTTGATCTGTTCGTCATCGGCGCGGGCTCCGGCGGCGTGCGGGCCGCGCGGCTCGCGGCGCTGAGCGGCGCCAAGGTGGCTGTGGCCGAAGAGTATCGGGTCGGCGGCACGTGCGTGGTGCGCGGCTGCGTGCCCAAGAAGTTCATGGTCTACGCCAGCGAGGTCACCAGCCAGCTGAAGACGGCCAAGGGCTATGGCTGGACGATCAATGAGGCCCGGTTCGACTGGAAGACCTTCCTGCACGAGAAGGACGTCGAGATCGCGCGTCTGTCGGGCATCTACGTCACCAATCTCCAGAAGGCCGGCGCGCACCTCCTGCACGGTCGCGCCCAGATCGTCGACGCCCACACCGTGGAAGTCCTGCCCAAGGACGGCAGCGACGACGCCGGAACCTACACGGCCCGCAAGATCCTGGTGGCCACCGGCGGACGTCCGGTGCGTCCCGAGTTTCCGGGCGCGGAGCTGGGCATCACCTCGGACGAGGCGTTCCATCTGCCGACCCTGCCCAAGAGCGTGCTGGTGGTGGGCGGCGGCTATATCGCCGTCGAGTTCGCGGGCATCTATGCTGGCCTCGGCGTTCAGACGACGCTGCTCTATCGCGGGGCCAACATCCTGCGCGGCTTCGACGACGACGTGCGGATGCACCTGGCCGACGAACTGGAAAAGCGCGGGATCAAGGTCGTGCTTGGTTGCTCGCACAAGAGCATCGAGAAGCTGGAAGACGGCCGGCTGCTGAGCACGCTGAGCAACGACCTGACCTTCGAGACCGAAGCGGTGATGTTCGCCACCGGTCGCGAGCCCTATGTCCAGGGGCTGGGCCTGGAGAAGGCCGGCGTGAAGCTGAACGACAAGGGCGCGATCGCGGTCGACAAGTACTCCAAGACCAATGTCGATAGCATCTGGGCCGTCGGCGACGTCACCGACCGCATCAACCTGACGCCGGTGGCGATCCGCGAGGGCGCGGCCTTCGCCCAGACCGAGTTCTACGGCAACCCGACCACCTTCGATCATGACCTGGTCGCCTCGGCGGTCTTCTCGCAGCCGCCGGTCGGCGCTGTGGGCATGAGCGAGGCCGAGGCCCGCCAGGCGTTCGGCAAGGTCGACATCTATCGCTCGGTCTTCCGGCCGATGAAGGTCACCTTCTACGGCGGCCAGGAGCGGTGCCTGATCAAGCTGGTGGTCAAGCAGGACGACGAGCGCATCGTCGGCGTCCACGTTGTCGGTCCCGACTCTCCCGAGATCATCCAGATGGCGGCGATCGCCGTGAAGATGGGCGTCACCAAGCCCCAGTGGGACTCTACTTGCGCCGTCCACCCGACCCTGGCTGAGGAGTTGGTGACGATGCGCGAGAAGTACGTCCCGGCCGACGTCGGCGGGATTGGATGA
- the rpiA gene encoding ribose-5-phosphate isomerase RpiA, translated as MSADDQKRISGEAAAELVENGMVVGLGTGSTAAWFVKALAARGLSDIRGVPTSDATAALARELGIPLAALDDVKTVDLTVDGADEIGPGLSLIKGGGAALLREKLVWEASTRCVVIADAAKRVPALGKFPLPIEVVRFGHVHTGHRLADIAAEFDLPPPRLRAAERGMVVTDGGNLIYDMASGKIDDPTALAAALKSVTGVVDHGLFLDLADEALVGTDEGVVRLQP; from the coding sequence ATGAGCGCCGACGACCAGAAGCGCATTTCGGGCGAAGCCGCCGCCGAACTTGTCGAGAACGGCATGGTGGTCGGTCTGGGCACCGGCTCCACGGCCGCCTGGTTCGTCAAGGCGCTGGCCGCGCGGGGCTTGAGCGACATTCGCGGCGTGCCGACCTCGGACGCCACCGCCGCCCTGGCCCGCGAGCTGGGCATCCCGCTGGCGGCGCTGGACGATGTGAAGACCGTCGACCTGACCGTGGACGGCGCCGACGAGATCGGTCCGGGCCTGTCGCTGATCAAGGGCGGCGGCGCGGCGCTGCTGCGCGAAAAGCTGGTCTGGGAAGCTTCAACCCGCTGCGTCGTCATCGCTGACGCGGCCAAGCGCGTGCCGGCCTTGGGCAAATTCCCGCTGCCGATCGAGGTGGTGCGCTTCGGTCACGTCCACACCGGCCATCGCCTCGCCGATATCGCCGCCGAGTTCGACCTGCCGCCGCCGCGCCTGCGCGCGGCCGAGCGCGGCATGGTGGTCACCGATGGCGGTAACCTGATCTACGACATGGCCTCGGGCAAGATCGACGATCCCACCGCGCTGGCTGCCGCGCTGAAAAGCGTGACCGGCGTTGTCGATCACGGCCTGTTCCTCGACCTCGCCGACGAGGCCCTGGTGGGCACGGACGAGGGCGTGGTGCGTCTGCAGCCCTGA
- the glmU gene encoding bifunctional UDP-N-acetylglucosamine diphosphorylase/glucosamine-1-phosphate N-acetyltransferase GlmU, with amino-acid sequence MTESVSKPVRPRAAVILAAGQGTRMKSPTPKVLHKLAGRTLLDHAIDAAEGLGCERIIVVVGTHSPQVGESARKRLGPDATVIQDPPLGTGHAVLAAKDALADFNGDVVVTYADCPLTTAPVIAPLFDLITNGAHVAVLGFEAYNPTGYGRLILAPGHVLLRIVEEKEADLATKQVKHCNSGVLAADRAVLFDLLANVRNDNAKGEYYLTDVVGLAHERHLSTRTAFAPEASVQGVNAQAELAAAEAVWQQNRRKALMVEGVTMPAPDTVHLAWDTQIAGGAVVEQFVVFGPGVSVASGAVIKAFSHLEGAVVGEGALIGPYARLRPGAEIGAEAHIGNFVEVKKVKVGAGAKANHLSYLGDGSVGEKANIGAGTIFCNYDGFEKFETHVGKGAFIGSNSALVAPVRVGDGAMTGSGSVITKDVEDGALALSRADQKTKAGWATKFRAIKQAQKDKKKDKKA; translated from the coding sequence ATGACCGAGTCCGTTTCCAAGCCTGTTCGCCCGCGCGCCGCCGTGATCCTGGCCGCCGGGCAGGGCACGCGGATGAAGTCGCCGACGCCCAAGGTGCTGCACAAGCTGGCGGGTCGGACCCTGCTGGACCACGCCATCGACGCCGCCGAGGGGCTGGGCTGCGAGCGGATCATCGTCGTGGTCGGCACCCATAGCCCGCAGGTCGGCGAAAGCGCCCGCAAGCGCCTGGGCCCCGACGCCACCGTGATCCAGGATCCGCCGTTGGGTACTGGACATGCGGTGCTGGCCGCCAAGGACGCCTTGGCCGATTTCAACGGCGACGTGGTCGTGACCTACGCCGACTGCCCGCTGACGACCGCGCCGGTGATCGCGCCGCTGTTCGACCTGATCACCAACGGCGCGCATGTCGCCGTGCTGGGCTTCGAGGCGTACAACCCGACGGGCTATGGCCGTCTGATCCTGGCGCCGGGCCATGTGCTGCTGCGGATCGTCGAGGAAAAGGAGGCCGACCTGGCGACCAAGCAGGTCAAGCACTGCAATTCCGGCGTCCTGGCTGCCGACCGTGCGGTGTTGTTCGACCTGCTGGCCAATGTCCGCAACGACAACGCCAAGGGCGAGTACTACCTGACCGACGTCGTGGGCCTGGCGCACGAGCGCCACCTGTCGACCCGCACCGCGTTTGCGCCCGAGGCTTCGGTGCAGGGCGTCAACGCCCAGGCCGAGCTCGCCGCCGCCGAGGCCGTGTGGCAGCAAAACCGTCGCAAGGCGCTGATGGTCGAGGGCGTCACCATGCCCGCGCCGGACACCGTCCATCTGGCCTGGGACACCCAGATCGCCGGCGGCGCGGTGGTCGAACAGTTCGTGGTGTTCGGCCCCGGCGTCAGCGTCGCCAGCGGCGCGGTCATCAAGGCCTTCAGCCATCTGGAAGGCGCAGTGGTGGGCGAGGGGGCCCTGATCGGTCCCTATGCGCGCCTGCGACCCGGCGCCGAGATCGGTGCGGAGGCGCACATCGGCAACTTCGTCGAGGTCAAGAAGGTCAAGGTCGGCGCGGGCGCCAAGGCCAACCATCTCAGCTATCTGGGCGACGGCTCGGTCGGCGAGAAGGCCAATATCGGCGCCGGCACGATCTTCTGTAACTACGACGGCTTCGAGAAGTTCGAGACCCATGTGGGCAAGGGCGCGTTCATCGGCTCCAACAGCGCCCTGGTCGCGCCCGTGCGGGTCGGCGACGGGGCGATGACCGGCTCGGGGTCGGTGATCACCAAGGACGTCGAGGACGGGGCGCTGGCCCTGTCGCGCGCCGACCAGAAGACCAAGGCCGGTTGGGCCACCAAGTTCCGGGCGATCAAGCAGGCCCAGAAGGACAAGAAGAAGGACAAGAAGGCATGA
- a CDS encoding phosphoglycolate phosphatase, protein MSTLHDLNGATIAFDLDGTLVDTAPDLVGALNTILTQESLPPLPFDDVRLMVGRGARALLERGFAAAGAPLDAEQAPALVQRFIDVYLARIADESAPFPGVVEVLSDLKTAGARLVVCTNKLTNLSTALLDAVALSPFFEAVIGADLAPAAKPDGRHVAAAVAAVGGDVSRAVMIGDSINDALGARNAGVPGVLVSFGYTEDPVETLGADLVIHSFLDVPKACITLLTSCPAPNTGL, encoded by the coding sequence ATGAGCACGCTTCATGACCTGAACGGGGCGACCATCGCCTTCGACCTGGATGGAACCCTCGTGGACACCGCGCCCGACCTGGTGGGCGCGCTGAACACCATCCTGACCCAGGAGTCGCTGCCGCCACTGCCCTTCGACGATGTGCGCCTCATGGTGGGCCGAGGCGCGCGGGCCCTCTTGGAGCGTGGCTTCGCCGCCGCCGGCGCGCCGCTCGACGCCGAGCAGGCGCCCGCGCTAGTCCAACGGTTCATCGACGTCTACCTCGCCCGCATCGCCGATGAGAGCGCGCCCTTCCCAGGCGTGGTCGAGGTGCTGAGCGACCTCAAGACGGCCGGGGCCAGGCTTGTGGTCTGCACCAACAAGCTCACCAACCTGTCGACCGCGCTGCTCGACGCCGTCGCTCTATCGCCGTTCTTCGAAGCGGTGATCGGCGCGGATCTGGCGCCCGCAGCCAAGCCGGACGGCCGCCACGTCGCCGCCGCCGTCGCCGCCGTGGGCGGAGACGTAAGCCGCGCGGTAATGATCGGTGACAGCATCAATGACGCGCTCGGGGCCCGCAACGCTGGCGTCCCCGGCGTGCTGGTCTCGTTCGGCTACACCGAGGATCCGGTCGAGACCCTGGGCGCAGATCTGGTCATCCACAGCTTTTTGGACGTGCCCAAGGCGTGCATCACGCTTTTGACCTCTTGCCCCGCGCCGAACACCGGGCTATAG
- a CDS encoding SDR family oxidoreductase: MWEETAPMDIKDSIVLVTGGNRGIGEAFVRAFLAAGATKVYVGARDPASAAHLVAEAPDRVTALRLDVSDPETISAAAAQCPDVTILVNNAGAFTMQTLMGAPDMSAARQEMEVNYFGPLAMSRAFAPILAKSPKSAIVNVLSAGGLVAVPGMGGYSPSKFAARAMTTCLRAELAPQNTHVLALNVGSVDTRMASHVEGFKEAPATIAQAGLKALKREADEVDTDFMAIDVRAHLARDPKGLELAMRRALTSDRVSTGR; this comes from the coding sequence ATGTGGGAGGAGACGGCGCCCATGGACATCAAGGACAGCATCGTCCTGGTCACCGGCGGCAATCGCGGAATTGGCGAGGCCTTTGTGCGGGCCTTCCTCGCGGCCGGCGCGACGAAGGTCTATGTCGGCGCCCGTGATCCGGCCAGCGCCGCGCACCTCGTCGCCGAGGCCCCGGACCGGGTGACGGCCCTACGGCTCGACGTCAGCGACCCGGAGACCATTTCAGCGGCGGCCGCGCAGTGCCCTGACGTGACGATCCTCGTCAATAATGCGGGCGCCTTCACCATGCAGACTCTGATGGGCGCACCGGACATGAGCGCCGCCCGCCAGGAGATGGAGGTCAACTATTTTGGCCCGCTGGCGATGAGCCGAGCCTTCGCGCCTATCCTGGCCAAGTCGCCGAAGAGCGCGATCGTCAATGTGCTGTCGGCCGGCGGCCTGGTCGCCGTGCCCGGCATGGGGGGCTACAGCCCTTCCAAATTCGCCGCGCGCGCCATGACCACCTGCCTGCGCGCCGAACTGGCGCCCCAGAACACCCACGTGCTGGCGCTGAATGTCGGCTCGGTCGACACCCGCATGGCCAGTCATGTCGAGGGCTTCAAGGAGGCGCCGGCCACCATCGCCCAGGCCGGCCTGAAAGCGCTGAAGCGCGAGGCGGACGAGGTCGACACAGACTTCATGGCCATCGACGTGCGCGCCCATCTGGCCCGCGACCCCAAGGGCCTGGAACTGGCCATGCGGCGTGCGCTGACCAGCGACCGCGTCAGCACCGGCCGTTAG
- a CDS encoding nuclear transport factor 2 family protein, producing the protein MPQIDYEAFAQRFVAAIQAGDAEAVRAFYAPDAKIWHNIDHIEQTVDQNLKSLAWFVRVLPDRTYRVQRIAPLADGFLQQHVLEATLPNGERWAMDACVVVRVENGKITRLDEYLDSAKTAQLVAATR; encoded by the coding sequence TTGCCTCAGATCGACTACGAAGCCTTCGCCCAGCGCTTTGTCGCCGCCATCCAGGCCGGCGACGCCGAGGCCGTGCGGGCCTTCTACGCCCCCGACGCCAAGATCTGGCACAACATCGATCACATCGAACAGACCGTCGACCAGAACCTGAAGTCGCTGGCCTGGTTCGTCAGGGTTTTGCCGGATCGGACCTATCGGGTGCAGCGCATCGCGCCCCTGGCTGACGGCTTCCTTCAGCAGCATGTCCTTGAAGCCACGCTGCCGAACGGGGAGCGATGGGCTATGGACGCCTGTGTCGTCGTGCGGGTCGAGAACGGCAAGATAACACGCCTCGACGAGTACCTTGACTCCGCCAAGACCGCTCAGCTGGTCGCGGCGACCCGCTAG
- a CDS encoding nuclear transport factor 2 family protein — translation MSRLFPILSRVIAAWQAHEIETVLSHMTDDIVWHYAAPGLPPVRGKAAAEKLLRKLQADMHDIQWRIFAHAETGDRLFLEGVDEYRTADGKRMALPYAGVLEFRGDQIAAWRDYVDLGVLADQKAGKPFTPQVEALLDRVAATSA, via the coding sequence ATGTCCCGACTTTTCCCCATTCTCTCGCGGGTGATCGCCGCATGGCAGGCCCACGAGATCGAGACGGTCCTTTCGCACATGACCGACGACATCGTCTGGCACTACGCGGCGCCGGGCCTGCCGCCGGTGCGGGGCAAGGCGGCGGCTGAAAAGCTGTTGCGGAAACTGCAGGCCGATATGCACGACATTCAGTGGCGGATCTTCGCCCACGCTGAAACGGGCGACCGACTCTTCCTGGAAGGCGTCGACGAGTATCGCACCGCTGACGGCAAGCGCATGGCCCTGCCCTATGCGGGTGTGTTGGAGTTCCGCGGCGACCAGATCGCCGCGTGGCGGGACTATGTCGACCTGGGCGTGCTCGCCGACCAGAAGGCCGGCAAACCGTTCACGCCGCAGGTCGAAGCCCTGCTTGATCGCGTCGCGGCGACATCAGCCTAG